One region of Candidatus Thorarchaeota archaeon genomic DNA includes:
- a CDS encoding 30S ribosomal protein S17: MGIPNISPPDKTCEDPNCPFHGHLPVRGRMMEGTVTSTSMYKTITIQTDYFSLVRKYSRFERRRSKKQARVPDCLDVKVGDTVKVIECRPLSKTVSRVVVSVSRKSSAVQEAE, translated from the coding sequence ATCGGGATTCCAAACATCAGCCCACCCGATAAGACGTGTGAAGACCCAAACTGCCCATTTCACGGGCACTTGCCAGTCAGGGGTCGGATGATGGAAGGAACCGTCACCAGCACAAGTATGTACAAGACCATCACAATCCAGACAGACTACTTCAGTCTTGTCAGGAAGTACTCTCGATTCGAGAGACGTAGGTCCAAGAAGCAGGCGCGTGTGCCCGACTGCCTTGATGTCAAGGTCGGTGACACTGTCAAGGTGATTGAGTGCAGACCCCTGAGCAAGACCGTGAGCAGAGTGGTCGTTTCTGTTTCACGCAAGTC